CATTTGTCCTGGTTTTTTTAGTGAATTATAGGCCTGCCAATTTTGTTGTGAAGGTGTTTGCTCCATTAGCATGAATGGTTGGTTTTTTAAGCCACGCATTAAAACATGCGTCATAGCTACCATGCTCCAAGGAGTATTGTAAGCAGGATAATTATCCCAGGAGACAATATCTAATTCTTTGGCCCATTTAAAATAATCCAATCCTTTATAAGTACCCATTAAATTAGTTGTAATCGGTGTTTTAGTGTCAAATTTATGGATGGCTGTTTTTTCCATTTTAAAATTGTTAAGCAAGCTATCTGAAATAAAACGTTTGTAATCAATAGAGATACCAGCAAAAGCTGTTTTATCAGTACCAATACCTTCTGATAAACGATTTGGAGCAACAATTTCATCGAAGTCATATAGGGTATGCCCCAAAAATTCCATATTCCAAGCCTGATTTACCGAATCAATAGTTTTATACTTATCTTTCACCCATACCTGAAAAGCTCTTTCACATTTTTCACAATAACACTCACCACCATATTCATTGTTAACATGCCAACAACTTATATTTGGATGATTTCCATAGCGTTCGGCTAGTTTTTTTACCAATCTTTTTGCAAATTTTTGATAGACTAAACTGTTTGGACAAGCGTTGTGCCGTTGCCCAAATTTATGCGAACGACCTTCATAGTCTACACGTGCTACTTCTGGATATCTTTTGTACATCCAAGCAGGCAAAGCACCAGTTGAAGTGGCTAAAATAATAAAATAATTTTCATCACTGAGAAGTTGGATGATTTCATCTAGTTCTTTAAAATCATAACTATTTTCTGAAGGTTGTATTTTTGACCAAGAAAAAACATTAATGGTGGCACTATTAATATGTGCTTTTTTGAATAATTGCATATCTTCTTGCCAAATATCTTTTGACCATTGATTTGGATTATAATCCCCACCGTAAATAAATTGATTAAAATCTGTCATAGCGTAATTTATCCCTCCAATGTCTATTTTAAATTAATTGTAATCGTTTTAATTAATTGGTAGTATAGAAATAGTAAACAAAAATTATCAATAATCGAAACAAAAAGGAACGATAAGACTGATGCCTATTTATTTTCAACCAATTTCAGCAACTTTACCACTTTCGTTAGAAAGCATGGGGAATAATTGGAATCAACTTTCGATTCAAAGAATTCAAGGTTATCCTTACTATCATTGGTTACAAACACAATCTGGGTGTGGAGAAGTATGGATAGAAAATCGAAAAATTATGCTTACCAAGAATCAAGGAATTTTAATGCCTCCTTTTATTCCACATGCCTATTATCCGAAAGATAATTGGAAGACAAGATTCTTTACAATTAATGGTACATTACAAGAAAGCATTATAGAGATTTTAGGTACAAAACATTTCTTATTAAGCAAAGATACTATTGAGTTTTCTTTTTCTGGTTGGCTTGATGAAGTGATTGCTGTTTACGAAAGGCAAGGGATTCAACCGTTAGAAATTTCTCAAGGTATATACCCATTTTTATTATATTTGTCATCAATTGATGAAAGACAATATAAATTTACACATCCTTTGTTTCAACAATATGTTCATCCAGTTATTACAAAAATTGAAACAAATTATATGGATGAGTTAAAAGTTGAAGAATTAGCAAAACAACTATATATTAGTCCTCAATACTTAACCAGATTATTTAAGCGATTTACTGAAGCTTTCCATCAAAAAAATCAATTGACTCCAATGGAATTTCGAAAATTGCATCTTTCAATAAATAACAATCTATAATATTAATAACCATCTTTTTTTCAGTTATTTAAAATAGAAATTGTTATTAATCATCTATTAAAAATGCCAATTCCTAGTAAGGTGGGTGACTAAAGCAATGTTCTGACATTCAATTAAACCTCTTTATCTTATTTATTGATCAGAAAATAAGATAGAAATAAAAAAATAAACAATCTTGCTAAAAATCATAAGATTGATTTTCAACAAGGTTGTTTATTTTAAATACAATTTTTTATTTGATTCTTGTCTTTTTAAAGTTTTTTAGCATGATTGATTGGTATTTACTGCTATAAATAAACCAAGTATAAATGGCAAAAATACCTACACAAACAATACTTAAAATAACACCTGGTAAAAATCCTTCTGGTAAATAAACAAGTTTAATGGAATGTTTTCCTTTTGTAATAGGTAGACTAATGAAAGCTTTTTGAAATGGCTTAATAGTTATCTGTTTGTTATCAATATAGGCTTTCCAACCCTTATCATAAGGAATTGTTGTTAGTAAAACTTTGTTTTTATCTACATCAACCTCTCCTTCTGCCGATCTTTTTCCTGTTTTAAATGCAATACCATTTTTTTGAATGGCTTTAACAGACTGCTCGAATGCTTGTGTATCTAATCCTAATACCTTTGGTTCCATAAAGCTGACTGATTTTGAACCATAGAAACTAGCAGTAAAAGAAATCGTTGTATCTTTATCATAATATCCTAAATTATAGTATTGTCCTGTAACATCAATTTGTGATTTCATGTTTGAACCATTTGCATAAACAGTTACTGACGAGCTATCTAATTGAGCGAAATCCGTTGGAAATAGACTAAGATAGGCCTGTGTATTTCCTGGTACAGTGATTGTCCAAGTAATCTCTTTTGCTACGTTTCCTTGAGTTTCTTCATAGGTAACCTGTCCAAGACTTCGTATAGTTTTTACATTTTTTGCTGAAGTTACCGATGGTTCATAAAAATGAAAGTACTGCTGATTTTGTTTAGATAAAGCGTTAAATAAAAGCGTTTGGCTCATTAGATTATTATTTTCTGGTTGTTTGATTTGATAGATTGAATGATCTGTGATCATTCCTAAAGGTAAAGCATAATTATTTTCATACAAAGAATACTTGCCTTGTCTATTACTATATTCATAACCATATTTCATTGGATCCTGGTCGGATAGATTATACTTCATTCCCATAAATGCATCCATTAATAGTGTATTATTGGGATAACGGATATTTAAATTGGTTCCTCTTGAACGAAACCCTAATCGATTTAAATAGGCAGAAGAATGACGATTACGAATAGATGAAAAAAGACTAATACCACTATAACCATAATTAATACTGTCATTTGAAGAGACGGGACTCAAATTTTCTAAACGATAAAAATTAGTATTGTCTTTCCTTGTCTGCTCAACCAATTTATTGATAGATGGATAAGGATCTGTATAAGCATTTTTTGCTGCATAATTCCAGTCATCTAAAATGCCTAAAATCATTTCTCTTGAATTGATCAATGCTTCGCCAGAGGTTAAAATCAAAAGAAAAATAACAAGATGGCGTATCGATATTTTTTTCAATTGATAAAAAGTAAGAACAAAGAAATAAAGAAACAAAAAAGTAATTGTAATAACAAAAGTTGTTAATGAAATGTATCGATAACTACCATGATTTTTAGTTCCTTCAGCAATGACAAAAAGAGCAATCAAAAGAAGTATCATGCCACCAAATAAGCTTACTTCCTCTTGTTTGAATTTTTCCCATCCATATCCTGCCAACAAAACAATTAAAAAGGAATATAAAAAACTATAACGGAATAAAAACATATTTGGTGCATGCAAGCCATGCCAAAATAAATTAAGAGGTGTTAGATAAAAACTAGCAATTAATAATATAAATAAACTACCAAATAATAGTTTGTTTTTTAAAGGAACTCTTTTTGTAACAAAATAAAAAAGACAAAAGATTAAGGGTAATAAACCAACATAAATAAAAGGGATAGAACCATATTTTGTTGTATCGTAAACTCCAATCATATTTTTCATCACAATATCCCAAAAGGAAGTAGCTTCTGTTTTCCATCCAATGATTTTTGTCAATGTTTCACCATTTGTTTTTAAATCTAGAAATGTTGGTAAAATGATAATCATAGAAGCGCCAGTAGCCAAGATTGAGGTAATAAAATATGGAATAATTTGATGTTTATAACGTTTAATATTGGTTCCAGTTCGTATAAAGAAATATAAAAAAGAAAAAATACCAACAATAA
The genomic region above belongs to Melissococcus plutonius ATCC 35311 and contains:
- a CDS encoding AraC family ligand binding domain-containing protein, with product MPIYFQPISATLPLSLESMGNNWNQLSIQRIQGYPYYHWLQTQSGCGEVWIENRKIMLTKNQGILMPPFIPHAYYPKDNWKTRFFTINGTLQESIIEILGTKHFLLSKDTIEFSFSGWLDEVIAVYERQGIQPLEISQGIYPFLLYLSSIDERQYKFTHPLFQQYVHPVITKIETNYMDELKVEELAKQLYISPQYLTRLFKRFTEAFHQKNQLTPMEFRKLHLSINNNL
- a CDS encoding YfhO family protein, whose translation is MKKLQFYTKFIKENRYYMMASFFIPFFIMVIIYLSIGIYLGSARSVLASDAFSQTSNFYSSFNNVLHGKQSIFYTWNASIGLNYLSLVSYYLGGLFTPLVFFFPNQQMPEAIYFLTLLKIGSAGLSFWFLAKHTFNIPKIVHIILSVSYALMSFITAHSELIMWLDTFIYLPLIIWGIHRLMDERKPVLLFVSYLLLFITNFYMAFIVGIFSFLYFFIRTGTNIKRYKHQIIPYFITSILATGASMIIILPTFLDLKTNGETLTKIIGWKTEATSFWDIVMKNMIGVYDTTKYGSIPFIYVGLLPLIFCLFYFVTKRVPLKNKLLFGSLFILLIASFYLTPLNLFWHGLHAPNMFLFRYSFLYSFLIVLLAGYGWEKFKQEEVSLFGGMILLLIALFVIAEGTKNHGSYRYISLTTFVITITFLFLYFFVLTFYQLKKISIRHLVIFLLILTSGEALINSREMILGILDDWNYAAKNAYTDPYPSINKLVEQTRKDNTNFYRLENLSPVSSNDSINYGYSGISLFSSIRNRHSSAYLNRLGFRSRGTNLNIRYPNNTLLMDAFMGMKYNLSDQDPMKYGYEYSNRQGKYSLYENNYALPLGMITDHSIYQIKQPENNNLMSQTLLFNALSKQNQQYFHFYEPSVTSAKNVKTIRSLGQVTYEETQGNVAKEITWTITVPGNTQAYLSLFPTDFAQLDSSSVTVYANGSNMKSQIDVTGQYYNLGYYDKDTTISFTASFYGSKSVSFMEPKVLGLDTQAFEQSVKAIQKNGIAFKTGKRSAEGEVDVDKNKVLLTTIPYDKGWKAYIDNKQITIKPFQKAFISLPITKGKHSIKLVYLPEGFLPGVILSIVCVGIFAIYTWFIYSSKYQSIMLKNFKKTRIK